AATTAATGGTCTAGATGCTTTATCATCAGGTGAACGTCAAATACTTACAATTTTATATTCTACTATCTATATGAGTAATGAAAAGATAGTCTTAATTGATGAACCAGAAATATCTCTTCATATTGACTGGCAAAGAGAATTATTAAAGAAAATATCCGATCAACTAGATGGAAGGCAAATTATTGCTTGTACTCATTCACCAATTATTCCCGCTGATTATGATGATTATTTGAAAGAATTAGAATCAAAAAAAACGGATAAAAATTTATGGGGTTCAGATGAACCAACAGATGAAGATAAATATAAGGATGAGTTAGAAGATGAAGATAGTTTTGATAAATATGATTTTATAGTTGATAATTAGGAGATTTTTAATGAAAAATTGGGGTTTAAATATTGATGAATATCGGCGTGTAATTGGAAAATTTAGTAACAGTAAGCGTTTAATTGTTGAAGGCAAAACAGATAAATGTTTTCTCACTATATTGTTGGATGAATTTTCACAATCAACTGTTCAATTATCAAAACAAAAACCAGTTGTTATAGATGACCTTGATACACTAATAAAGAATGATGATTCAATAAAAAGTTTTACTGTTAAGGTAACTGGAAATCGTCAAAAAATAGAGCGTATTCACAAAAATGTTAAAAATTTACCTAAATATGACAATTTAGTATTTTTTGTTGATCGTGAATTTAGGTATTTTACTATGTTTATTGATGGAAATATTAAAGATAGGCTTAAAAAACATAAAGTTAATGGTTCACTTATTTGGTCTAGAGGACATTCAATTGAAAATTATTTATTTGATTTCACTGTTCTTCGTCAACCCTTAAGAAGGCTAACTGATATAGAAATTTTTGAGGATGTTATTAATACGTTTGAAAATATTTTTTACTTAGTAATTGTTTTGGCTACTGCTATAAGTATGACATTTAAAGAATGCGAAAAAATACAAGAGTTAGAAAATACTATTGACTGGGAAATAATTGAGGTAAATTTTTTAGAAGTTAATCTTAAACTTGATGAGTGGAAAAAAAGAATGTGTGAAAGGAAAGGTTTATGTAGTGAAATGGCTGAACACATAATATCTACTTATAAAAACTGGCATAATAAGATTAAAACAGATAATTTAGATATAGATATTTTAAGATGGTTATGCCACGGTCACATTGGAATTAAAGTTATTCTAGAAGCATATCGTAGCTGTATTGTTTATTGTGCTTCCATAAAAATAGAAGAAAATGTTTTAAATCAAAAAAATTATTCCCAAAAAATAATAAAAGAGTTAACCAAGAAAA
This is a stretch of genomic DNA from Nodularia sp. LEGE 06071. It encodes these proteins:
- a CDS encoding DUF4435 domain-containing protein; this translates as MKNWGLNIDEYRRVIGKFSNSKRLIVEGKTDKCFLTILLDEFSQSTVQLSKQKPVVIDDLDTLIKNDDSIKSFTVKVTGNRQKIERIHKNVKNLPKYDNLVFFVDREFRYFTMFIDGNIKDRLKKHKVNGSLIWSRGHSIENYLFDFTVLRQPLRRLTDIEIFEDVINTFENIFYLVIVLATAISMTFKECEKIQELENTIDWEIIEVNFLEVNLKLDEWKKRMCERKGLCSEMAEHIISTYKNWHNKIKTDNLDIDILRWLCHGHIGIKVILEAYRSCIVYCASIKIEENVLNQKNYSQKIIKELTKKIQISKEKYIWEEFANWWADKAVRNECFYPIELLEKLGLQSQKIR